In Grus americana isolate bGruAme1 chromosome 19, bGruAme1.mat, whole genome shotgun sequence, the following are encoded in one genomic region:
- the LOC129215175 gene encoding caspase-1-like — translation MADKLLLNVRTDFVKRVSKPLISGLLDELLAQGVLNLEEVDEVQDRYTVRTDKARCLIDNVRLKGPRASQIFIDSLRRCDGTLAEQLGLVAESGPPAAQLASPNTEAPAGPPTGIQGQQWIQQCSLSEYQRIRDTEGNQVYPIHLPRETRTRRALLICNIEFEHLRRRDGAEMDVEGMRKLLEGLGYAVDVHCNLTSERMVAVMNDFAHHKDHRTSDSTFLVFMSHGVRAGLCGTKSKDETTDILSLDIIYDRFNNKCCQALLGKPKVVIVQSCRGGNVGSVMVSDSADPAMPTPSSAHTIPAGLENDAICEVHLESDFATLHSSTPDTVSWRHPVTGSIFIQCLIEQFRKHACNSDLQEIFRKVQYSFGKFPRQLPAQERITMLRKFYLFPGF, via the exons ATGGCGG acaagctgctgctgaatgTGCGGACAGACTTTGTGAAGCGTGTGAGCAAGCCGCTGATCTCTGGGCTGCTGGACGAGCTGCTGGCCCAAGGGGTGCTGAACCTGGAGGAGGTGGACGAGGTGCAGGATAGATACACGGTGCGCACCGACAAAGCCCGCTGCCTCATCGACAACGTGCGCCTGAAGGGCCCCAGGGCCAGTCAGATCTTCATCGACAGCCTCAGGAGGTGTGATGGCACCTTGGCGGAGCAGCTGGGTCTGGTCGCTGAGTCGG GGCCCCCCGCTGCACAGCTGGCCTCCCCCAACACTGAGGCTCCCGCTGGGCCCCCCACTGGCATCCAGGGCCAGCAGTGGATCCAGCAGTGCTCCCTGAGCGAGTACCAGCGCATCAGGGACACAGAAGGAAACCAG GTCTATCCCATACATCTGCCACGGGAGACGCGAACCCGTAGGGCCTTGCTCATCTGCAACATTGAGTTTGAGCACTTGAGACGGCGGGACGGAGCTGAAATGGACGTGGAGGGGATGAGGAAGCTGCTGGAAGGGCTGGGCTATGCGGTGGACGTCCATTGCAACTTAACTTCCGAG AGGATGGTTGCGGTCATGAATGATTTTGCACATCACAAAGACCACCGGACCTCTGACAGCACCTTCCTGGTCTTCATGTCCCATGGGGTCAGGGCTGGGCTCTGCGGGACCAAGAGCAAAGACGAGACCACAGACATCCTTTCCCTCGACATCATCTATGACAGGTTCAACAACAAGTGCTGCCAGGCGCTGCTGGGCAAACCCAAAGTGGTCATTGTCCAGTCCTGCCGTGGAG GAAACGTAGGGTCCGTGATGGTGAGTGACTCCGCAGACCCTGCCATGCCCACTCCCAGCTCGGCTCACACAAtccctgcagggctggaaaATGACGCAATCTGTGAAGTCCACCTGGAGAGTGATTTTGCCACTTTACATTCCTCCACGCCTG ATACCGTCTCCTGGAGACACCCAGTAACCGGCTCCATTTTCATCCAGTGCCTGATAGAGCAGTTTCGAAAACATGCCTGTAACAGCGACTTACAGGAGATCTTCCGAAAG GTCCAATATTCCTTTGGAAAATTCCCTCGGCAGTTGCCAGCGCAAGAACGGATTACAATGCTCAGGAAGTTCTACCTGTTCCCAGGTTTCTGA
- the ABHD11 gene encoding protein ABHD11 isoform X2 — MMFRRLPRAPAPPRRLRPRPPPAAARSVVTAVPLAHAEVGGRGDRPPLVLLHGLFGSHGNFQTVAKALVRRGSGKVLTLDARNHGGSPHSPLMTYEAMSLDVQHLLTRLGITKCILLGHSMGGKTAMTLALQRPDLVERLISVDISPVSTTPVSEFSAYISAMKSVKIPDGLTRSAARQLADEQLRPVVQLPQLRQFLLTNLVEVEGRYIWRVNLDAISHHLADIMNFPVFHKPYPGPALFLGGSNSPYISSKDYPEIQRLFPKADVQHIEGAGHIVHQDKFEEFITAVLNFLPPP; from the exons atgatGTTCCGCCGGCTGCCtcgcgcccccgccccgccccggcggctgcgcccccgcccgccgcccgccgcagcGCGCTCCGTGGTGAC AGCGGTGCCGCTGGCCCACGCCGAGGTGGGGGGTCGCGGGGACCGGCCGCCCCTGGTGCTGCTCCACGGGCTCTTCGGCAGCCACGGCAACTTCCAGACGGTGGCCAAGGCGCTGGTGCGCCGCGGCAGCGGCAAG GTGCTGACGCTGGACGCCCGGAACCACGGCGGCAGCCCCCACAGCCCGCTGATGACCTACGAAGCGATGAGCCTGGATGTGCAGCACCTCCTGACCCGCCTGGGCATCACCAAGTGCATCCTCCTGGGACACAGCATGGGGGGCAAGACGGCCATGACGTTGGCCCTGCAGCGG CCAGACCTGGTGGAGCGCCTCATCTCTGTAGACATTAGTCCTGTCTCGACCACACCTGTCTCTGAATTCTCTGCCTACATCTCTGCCATGAAGTCGGTGAAGATCCCGGATGGTCTGACCCGCTCTGCGGCCCGCCAGCTGGCTGACGAGCAGCTGCGGCCAGTGGTCCAG CTCCCGCAGCTGAGACAGTTCCTCCTCACCAACCTGGTGGAGGTGGAGGGCCGCTACATCTGGCGGGTGAACCTGGACGCTATTTCCCACCACTTGGCAGATATCATGAACTTCCCCGTCTTCCACAAGCCGTATCCTGGCCCAGCACTCTTCTTGGGAGGATCCAACTCACCCTATATCAG CTCCAAAGACTACCCGGAGATCCAGCGCCTCTTCCCCAAGGCAGATGTCCAGCACATTGAAGGTGCAGGCCACATAGTCCATCAGGATAAATTTGAAGAATTCATCACTGCTGTCCTCAATTTCCTGCCACCACCGTAG
- the ABHD11 gene encoding protein ABHD11 isoform X1, protein MVPQGAGLPVGPGHCPRPLAVAPPSAPRSLHPTPPPAGQPWGRPPAPATPPATPPGAPLPAERCRWPTPRWGVAGTGRPWCCSTGSSAATATSRRWPRRWCAAAAARQVLTLDARNHGGSPHSPLMTYEAMSLDVQHLLTRLGITKCILLGHSMGGKTAMTLALQRPDLVERLISVDISPVSTTPVSEFSAYISAMKSVKIPDGLTRSAARQLADEQLRPVVQLPQLRQFLLTNLVEVEGRYIWRVNLDAISHHLADIMNFPVFHKPYPGPALFLGGSNSPYISSKDYPEIQRLFPKADVQHIEGAGHIVHQDKFEEFITAVLNFLPPP, encoded by the exons ATGGTTCCCCAGGGGGCGGGGCTTCCCGTGGGGCCGGGACACTGCCCCCGCCCCCTGGCCGTGGCCCCGCCCTCAGCCCCCCGttccctccaccccacccccccaccagcggggcagccctggggccgaccccccgccccggccacGCCCCCGGCCACGCCCCCAGGCGCCCCTCTCCCGGCAGAGCGGTGCCGCTGGCCCACGCCGAGGTGGGGGGTCGCGGGGACCGGCCGCCCCTGGTGCTGCTCCACGGGCTCTTCGGCAGCCACGGCAACTTCCAGACGGTGGCCAAGGCGCTGGTGCGCCGCGGCAGCGGCAAG GCAGGTGCTGACGCTGGACGCCCGGAACCACGGCGGCAGCCCCCACAGCCCGCTGATGACCTACGAAGCGATGAGCCTGGATGTGCAGCACCTCCTGACCCGCCTGGGCATCACCAAGTGCATCCTCCTGGGACACAGCATGGGGGGCAAGACGGCCATGACGTTGGCCCTGCAGCGG CCAGACCTGGTGGAGCGCCTCATCTCTGTAGACATTAGTCCTGTCTCGACCACACCTGTCTCTGAATTCTCTGCCTACATCTCTGCCATGAAGTCGGTGAAGATCCCGGATGGTCTGACCCGCTCTGCGGCCCGCCAGCTGGCTGACGAGCAGCTGCGGCCAGTGGTCCAG CTCCCGCAGCTGAGACAGTTCCTCCTCACCAACCTGGTGGAGGTGGAGGGCCGCTACATCTGGCGGGTGAACCTGGACGCTATTTCCCACCACTTGGCAGATATCATGAACTTCCCCGTCTTCCACAAGCCGTATCCTGGCCCAGCACTCTTCTTGGGAGGATCCAACTCACCCTATATCAG CTCCAAAGACTACCCGGAGATCCAGCGCCTCTTCCCCAAGGCAGATGTCCAGCACATTGAAGGTGCAGGCCACATAGTCCATCAGGATAAATTTGAAGAATTCATCACTGCTGTCCTCAATTTCCTGCCACCACCGTAG